The following coding sequences are from one SAR116 cluster alpha proteobacterium HIMB100 window:
- a CDS encoding hypothetical protein (PFAM: Caspase domain) → MRIFTNFNFLFFCLLLLNGCQTTALYNDKGPAKPSELGSLSLCNIATRNGEWETRPEWVRYAQEARRRGLNCGVNTSHEAQTAFKTTPSAGIVTPNINTVSNKQLCQQATFKGGWSTQPRKKQYVQKAKRLGLDCNAVVNQNSNPETQSAQLTNSRRFNTEETIFSDYSDLAVCLNVSESLVAQREAQLRNLNCQNDGSISTNQNTSPAPTVSTSQLTAAQKEADRLRNELAALKAEQEQQQQTINSDTRVPLIDQLAANTSGKQGIISGRVRDNTGIAELTVDGMVVQVQPDGRFEHRTFVPADGKQVLIEATDLAGLTSQKQLSLYRDAAIQSASISFDSLNPLGKRAAKNRDALALIVGVETYEQTPAQAIYADSDAKMFRDYATEKLGIPDNRIETLINDGAELTDMLRSIKNWLARSVKQDKTDVYVFFAGHGLASDDGEKMYLLPYDGAPQFLDRTAILRDELFSDIAAANPRSVTVFLDTCYSGTTRGTDMLVASRPIAIRAKQQNIPDGFTVFTAAGGDQTAKPLEEAKHGMFSYFLMKGMEGDADSNNDNQITAAELHQYVEQNVVQQSGGSQVPELQGDANRVLVRFQ, encoded by the coding sequence ATGAGAATCTTTACGAACTTCAACTTTTTGTTCTTCTGCCTTCTGCTATTGAATGGTTGCCAAACTACCGCATTGTATAATGACAAAGGTCCAGCGAAACCTTCCGAGCTAGGCTCTCTTTCTCTCTGCAATATTGCTACTCGGAATGGAGAATGGGAAACTAGGCCTGAATGGGTGAGGTATGCCCAAGAGGCAAGGCGTCGCGGGCTAAATTGTGGCGTGAACACCTCACACGAAGCCCAAACTGCCTTTAAAACAACCCCATCTGCAGGAATTGTTACCCCAAATATTAATACGGTAAGTAATAAACAACTTTGCCAACAGGCGACATTTAAAGGAGGATGGTCAACCCAGCCGAGGAAGAAACAGTATGTTCAAAAGGCTAAAAGATTAGGGCTTGATTGCAACGCTGTTGTTAATCAAAATTCAAATCCCGAAACCCAATCTGCGCAACTAACTAATTCGCGCAGATTCAACACTGAAGAAACTATTTTTAGTGATTATTCAGACTTAGCTGTTTGTCTGAATGTATCAGAGAGTTTGGTGGCGCAACGCGAAGCCCAGCTTCGCAACCTAAATTGTCAAAATGACGGTAGCATCTCAACTAATCAAAACACCTCGCCGGCTCCCACAGTCTCCACCAGTCAGCTTACTGCTGCCCAAAAGGAAGCTGACAGACTTCGTAATGAACTGGCGGCCTTGAAAGCAGAGCAAGAACAGCAGCAACAAACCATCAACAGCGACACCCGCGTTCCTCTGATTGACCAGTTAGCTGCGAACACAAGTGGCAAACAAGGCATCATCAGCGGCCGCGTGAGGGACAACACCGGGATAGCAGAGCTGACGGTCGATGGCATGGTTGTGCAGGTGCAGCCCGATGGACGGTTTGAACACCGTACGTTTGTTCCTGCCGACGGAAAGCAGGTTCTTATCGAAGCAACAGACCTAGCTGGCCTGACATCCCAGAAGCAGCTTAGCTTATATAGAGACGCAGCTATCCAGTCCGCATCCATCTCCTTCGATAGCCTAAACCCACTCGGTAAGAGGGCAGCAAAGAACAGGGATGCACTTGCCCTCATTGTAGGGGTAGAAACCTATGAGCAGACCCCCGCCCAAGCTATCTACGCTGACAGTGATGCAAAGATGTTTAGGGACTACGCAACAGAGAAGCTGGGCATACCCGATAACCGTATTGAGACACTTATTAATGATGGTGCTGAGCTGACAGACATGCTCCGTTCGATTAAGAACTGGCTAGCTCGTTCTGTAAAACAAGACAAAACAGATGTGTATGTTTTCTTTGCTGGTCACGGTCTTGCTAGTGATGATGGAGAAAAGATGTATCTGCTGCCTTATGACGGCGCACCGCAGTTCCTTGACCGCACAGCCATCCTCCGTGACGAACTCTTCTCTGACATAGCTGCTGCGAACCCTCGTTCCGTGACTGTCTTCCTCGACACCTGTTACTCCGGAACCACCCGTGGCACAGATATGTTGGTTGCCTCCCGCCCCATCGCTATCCGTGCAAAGCAACAAAACATACCTGATGGCTTCACAGTATTTACTGCAGCCGGGGGAGACCAGACAGCCAAACCCCTAGAGGAAGCTAAACATGGTATGTTTTCTTACTTCCTGATGAAGGGGATGGAAGGGGATGCGGACAGCAATAACGATAATCAGATTACCGCTGCAGAGTTGCATCAGTATGTTGAACAGAATGTGGTTCAGCAGTCTGGGGGTAGTCAGGTGCCTGAGTTACAGGGTGATGCCAACCGCGTACTAGTTCGTTTCCAGTAA
- a CDS encoding sterol desaturase (PFAM: Fatty acid hydroxylase superfamily): MAAEKPTSPQKGAWAFTPALPLNTSPYFRFPSALSGWLGWLVRSWLPLTERLVFFALAWASWIWLTPQLAPGTGFEFSWIALVWVKNIGLMTVLAGGLHMYLYSWGGQGKARKFDRSMANKDASRFTFGHQLYDNIFWSLVSGVSIWTGFEALLLWAQANTIGYWTSFSDNPVLFIALFVVIPSWNSFWFFCIHRALHWPPLYRLAHHVHHRNVSVGPWSGNAMHPLEHLIWMAGALAYIPVICHPVHFIFSQQLSILGAVTSHSGYEGLVIGGKRIMRLGDFFHQLHHRFYECNYGTAEVGLDRLHNSFHDGQTPPPSLKAASQKTKR, encoded by the coding sequence ATGGCAGCAGAAAAACCAACATCACCACAAAAAGGGGCCTGGGCCTTCACGCCTGCCCTGCCGCTGAACACATCACCTTATTTCCGGTTTCCGTCAGCTCTGTCGGGGTGGCTGGGCTGGCTGGTGAGATCCTGGCTGCCGCTGACAGAACGGCTGGTGTTTTTCGCTCTGGCCTGGGCCAGCTGGATATGGCTGACCCCGCAGCTTGCGCCTGGTACCGGTTTTGAATTCAGCTGGATAGCCCTTGTCTGGGTCAAAAATATCGGGCTGATGACGGTTCTGGCCGGGGGGCTGCATATGTATCTGTACAGCTGGGGCGGGCAGGGCAAGGCGCGTAAATTTGACCGGTCCATGGCCAATAAAGATGCCAGCCGCTTTACCTTTGGCCATCAGCTTTATGACAATATCTTCTGGTCCCTGGTCAGCGGGGTAAGCATCTGGACAGGGTTTGAGGCCTTGTTGTTATGGGCACAGGCCAACACTATCGGCTATTGGACCAGCTTTTCGGATAATCCGGTTCTGTTCATAGCGTTATTTGTTGTGATCCCGTCCTGGAACAGCTTTTGGTTTTTCTGTATTCACCGTGCTTTGCACTGGCCACCTTTATACCGGCTTGCCCATCATGTTCATCACCGTAATGTCAGTGTGGGGCCCTGGTCAGGAAATGCCATGCATCCGCTGGAACATCTGATCTGGATGGCGGGGGCCTTGGCCTATATTCCTGTCATTTGTCATCCGGTTCATTTTATATTCTCTCAACAGCTATCTATCTTGGGTGCAGTGACCTCTCATTCAGGATATGAAGGGCTGGTCATTGGGGGTAAGCGCATCATGCGGCTGGGTGATTTTTTCCATCAACTTCATCACCGGTTTTATGAATGTAATTACGGTACAGCAGAGGTTGGCCTCGACCGGCTGCATAACAGCTTTCATGACGGCCAGACGCCTCCGCCCAGCCTAAAAGCAGCTAGCCAAAAGACAAAGAGGTAA
- a CDS encoding ATPase component of ABC-type sugar transporter (PFAM: ABC transporter; TOBE domain) gives MGAISLVNVEKWFGDTQVIRGLSLDIEDGELVVFVGPSGCGKSTLLRMIAGLEDTSYGSILLDGQDVTDKIPSERELSMVFQSYALYPHMSVRQNIGFALKTAGIDARTIDQKVTEAASVLELNDYLDRRPKALSGGQRQRVAIGRAIVREPKGFLFDEPLSNLDAALRVQMRFEIAKLHEKLGATMIYVTHDQVEAMTLADKIVVLRDGRIEQVGTPRELYEHPKTLFVSEFIGSPKMNILSCSADASSFSLPGQGKGTHLLKQDAQTAIQLGIRPEHITISDASEATCSGMIEVVEYLGADCYLYVDCTDIGRITVRTSGEHRFTTGDHIHLSFPPEHLHFFNKDDLAIHPS, from the coding sequence ATGGGCGCAATCTCACTTGTTAATGTTGAAAAATGGTTTGGCGATACGCAGGTCATACGGGGCCTGTCACTTGATATTGAAGATGGCGAACTTGTGGTGTTTGTTGGTCCGTCAGGATGCGGCAAATCAACATTATTGCGGATGATAGCCGGTCTTGAAGATACAAGCTATGGCAGCATTCTTCTTGATGGGCAGGATGTCACAGACAAAATTCCCTCAGAACGCGAACTCTCTATGGTGTTTCAGTCTTATGCTCTTTATCCGCATATGTCTGTTCGGCAAAATATTGGCTTTGCCCTGAAAACAGCTGGCATTGATGCACGGACAATTGACCAGAAAGTCACTGAGGCTGCTTCTGTACTTGAGCTCAATGACTATTTGGACAGGCGGCCGAAGGCCTTGTCAGGAGGACAAAGACAGCGGGTAGCCATCGGCAGGGCGATTGTGCGTGAACCAAAGGGATTTCTGTTTGATGAGCCTCTGTCAAATTTAGATGCTGCATTACGTGTTCAGATGAGGTTTGAGATTGCCAAATTACATGAGAAGCTTGGTGCCACTATGATTTATGTCACACATGATCAGGTCGAGGCGATGACCCTTGCTGATAAGATTGTGGTGCTAAGAGATGGCCGAATTGAACAGGTTGGCACCCCACGAGAGCTGTATGAACATCCCAAAACCTTATTTGTCTCAGAATTTATTGGCAGCCCCAAAATGAACATCCTCTCTTGTTCAGCAGATGCCAGTAGCTTTTCGCTTCCCGGGCAGGGCAAAGGGACACATCTCCTGAAGCAGGATGCACAAACAGCAATTCAGCTTGGCATCCGCCCAGAGCATATTACTATTTCGGATGCGTCTGAGGCGACCTGTTCAGGAATGATTGAGGTTGTTGAATATTTAGGGGCGGACTGTTACCTGTATGTAGATTGCACAGACATCGGCAGAATAACGGTTCGGACTTCAGGCGAACACAGATTTACTACAGGTGATCATATTCACCTAAGCTTTCCGCCTGAGCATCTTCATTTTTTTAACAAAGATGACCTCGCCATTCACCCAAGCTGA
- a CDS encoding ABC-type sugar transport system, permease component (PFAM: Binding-protein-dependent transport system inner membrane component) — translation MPGFQLPFTAFIIGSIWGMIWMILSGLLMMMVGGIIFVPPAGLAALFGGIMAAGTLYLAPEQRSLSRQASLAVAMIFVLILAGRMAPFGLNLTDAIIIQLSTLILWACLTVASINNCIAGFTHHPVSRYMFEVLVLRLLKGLGLVLLSVFVALPFYVMVMTSLKSQQSLLGNPLDFSINIGAPSAELFRSYIELFTDFHFGTFLMNSAIVSVITVLISLAFAIPGAYAVARLNFPGQAFLSRSILLIYMVPAIILVIPLYAVFSQLGLRNSLFGLMIVYPATTIPVALYMLQGYFRGLPSELEEAGLMDGLSRIQVIWKITLPLAIPALASVSLYVFMIAWNEFLFAFMFLDDLDIFTLSRGVVSLNSSEVPRQHLMAGAVVATLPVLVLFLWFEKYLVSGLTAGSVKG, via the coding sequence ATGCCAGGATTCCAGCTTCCCTTCACAGCCTTTATTATCGGGTCCATCTGGGGCATGATCTGGATGATTTTGTCGGGTCTGCTGATGATGATGGTTGGCGGCATTATTTTTGTGCCACCTGCAGGGCTGGCAGCATTGTTCGGCGGCATTATGGCTGCAGGTACATTATATCTTGCCCCCGAGCAGCGCAGCTTGTCGCGTCAGGCCTCACTTGCAGTGGCAATGATATTTGTGCTTATCCTTGCAGGCAGAATGGCCCCTTTCGGTCTTAATCTTACTGATGCCATTATAATTCAGCTTTCCACCCTGATATTATGGGCATGTCTGACAGTTGCATCGATAAATAACTGTATTGCCGGATTTACGCATCATCCGGTCAGCCGGTATATGTTTGAAGTTTTGGTCCTGCGCCTGCTTAAAGGTCTGGGGCTTGTTCTGTTATCTGTGTTTGTCGCCTTGCCATTTTATGTGATGGTGATGACCAGCCTGAAAAGTCAGCAATCCCTTCTTGGCAATCCGCTCGATTTTTCAATAAATATTGGCGCACCATCTGCAGAATTATTCAGATCCTATATTGAGCTGTTCACAGATTTCCATTTTGGCACCTTCCTGATGAATTCAGCCATCGTATCTGTGATCACAGTTTTGATTTCTCTTGCCTTTGCCATCCCTGGTGCTTATGCCGTTGCCAGGCTGAATTTCCCCGGTCAGGCATTTTTATCTCGGTCTATTCTGCTGATTTACATGGTGCCGGCCATTATTCTGGTCATCCCGCTTTATGCTGTGTTCAGCCAGCTTGGTTTACGCAATTCTCTGTTTGGGTTGATGATTGTCTATCCGGCGACAACCATACCTGTAGCACTTTATATGCTTCAAGGTTATTTCCGGGGCCTTCCGTCAGAGCTTGAGGAAGCCGGATTGATGGATGGATTAAGCCGGATTCAAGTGATCTGGAAAATCACCTTACCGCTTGCGATTCCGGCACTGGCTTCTGTGTCCTTATATGTCTTCATGATTGCCTGGAACGAATTTTTGTTCGCGTTCATGTTCCTTGACGACCTTGACATTTTCACCCTCTCAAGAGGGGTTGTCTCATTAAACTCGTCTGAGGTTCCACGTCAGCATCTGATGGCTGGTGCTGTTGTTGCCACATTACCTGTTCTGGTGCTCTTTCTGTGGTTTGAAAAATATCTAGTGTCCGGCCTGACCGCCGGAAGTGTGAAGGGGTGA
- a CDS encoding ABC-type sugar transport system, periplasmic component (PFAM: Bacterial extracellular solute-binding protein) — protein MRKFVTYGAGLMLSASVMTSAVADTITMWTMEEQPDRMAAQERIAADFKARTGHEVNIVPVTEKDIATRATAAFAAGELPDVLNHTVQHLLPFASAGILDTAAADEIVDDLGRNTFASGPLNMASADGEIVSVPTDGWTQLVVYRSDLFADAGLAAPKSFADIEAAIAKLHSPPSMYGFVAATKIDETYMMQLIEHISLAEGYSPVNADGSVNEDTTKLKEVLSFYKTIADASPEGDLYWKQSRELYLAGQAAMIIWSPSLLDELGGLRDSAPVTINDDPTTKELAKDTGFVTVFSGPGNAAGAAYADVRYLGVTADANTDVASEFIKFVVSSGYGDWLGMAPEGKFPVRKGQFGGNTEYEKLWASLPVGVDRKEPLANIYPKSVIDDIVEGLSVGDRWGVSDGQLETASKMVNARVMSQVIRKYIDGEISLDDAANEIVAKHKNL, from the coding sequence ATGAGAAAATTCGTTACTTATGGCGCGGGTCTGATGCTGTCAGCATCGGTTATGACCTCAGCTGTTGCGGACACGATTACAATGTGGACGATGGAAGAACAGCCAGATCGTATGGCTGCTCAGGAACGTATCGCCGCAGACTTTAAAGCCAGAACTGGCCATGAAGTAAATATTGTGCCTGTGACAGAAAAAGATATCGCAACACGGGCGACAGCTGCTTTTGCTGCTGGCGAGCTTCCCGACGTTCTGAATCATACTGTTCAGCACCTGCTTCCCTTCGCGTCAGCAGGCATTCTGGATACAGCAGCAGCAGACGAAATCGTCGATGATCTCGGCCGCAACACCTTTGCATCAGGTCCTTTGAATATGGCCTCAGCTGATGGTGAAATTGTGTCTGTACCAACAGATGGCTGGACACAGCTGGTGGTCTATCGTTCTGATCTTTTTGCAGATGCCGGTCTGGCTGCACCAAAATCATTCGCTGATATTGAAGCGGCTATTGCCAAGCTGCATAGCCCGCCATCAATGTATGGCTTTGTTGCGGCAACAAAGATTGACGAAACATATATGATGCAGCTGATTGAGCACATCTCTCTTGCAGAAGGATATTCACCTGTAAATGCAGATGGTTCAGTTAATGAAGATACAACCAAGCTGAAAGAAGTACTGTCTTTTTACAAGACAATTGCTGATGCATCACCTGAAGGTGACCTGTACTGGAAGCAGTCACGTGAACTGTATCTTGCTGGTCAGGCAGCCATGATCATCTGGTCACCATCTCTGCTGGACGAGCTGGGTGGCCTGCGTGACAGCGCTCCTGTCACAATCAATGACGACCCAACAACAAAAGAGCTGGCTAAAGACACAGGCTTTGTGACGGTTTTCTCTGGTCCTGGTAATGCGGCAGGTGCTGCCTATGCCGATGTCCGCTATCTTGGTGTGACAGCAGATGCCAACACAGACGTTGCCAGCGAATTCATTAAGTTCGTTGTATCAAGCGGTTATGGCGACTGGTTGGGTATGGCCCCTGAAGGGAAGTTCCCTGTGCGTAAAGGCCAGTTTGGTGGCAACACAGAATATGAAAAGCTGTGGGCGAGCCTGCCTGTTGGTGTGGACCGCAAAGAACCATTGGCAAACATCTATCCAAAGAGCGTGATCGACGACATTGTTGAAGGTCTGTCTGTTGGTGACCGCTGGGGTGTATCAGATGGTCAGCTTGAAACAGCGTCAAAGATGGTCAATGCCCGGGTTATGTCTCAGGTTATCCGCAAATATATCGATGGTGAAATCTCACTTGATGATGCGGCAAATGAGATCGTGGCAAAGCACAAAAATCTCTAA
- a CDS encoding transcriptional regulator (PFAM: Bacterial regulatory proteins, lacI family; family), with protein sequence MSRVTLKTLAADLGLTEATVSRALNDYDDIAEQTRLRVQKAALVQGYSPNPAARRLARGTAEVAAYLMPASQHGVYDSFIGQLLQGLSESLSKRKWDLLVMQSPAAEDEADAIQKLARSGTVGGVVLSRPYKVDKRIKLLQDARIPFVVHGRSSDCSDYAWYDVDNTKAFIDIVDHLVSLGHRKFGYIGAPSYLNFAHQRMQGVLQGIGHNGLSEADLLIEISEMTDLGGEQAASVMLDCDTPPTALICATDIQAIGALAALRSRGLRAGVHVSVIGYDGLFIGKHSSPPLTTMAQPLAHSGRILGDMLLALIDGADPKSLQELRNAELVRRMSDGPACPSQNKP encoded by the coding sequence GTGTCACGTGTGACATTAAAAACACTTGCAGCTGATCTGGGGCTGACGGAAGCGACGGTTTCACGTGCGCTTAATGATTATGATGACATCGCAGAACAGACCCGGCTGCGGGTTCAAAAAGCAGCATTGGTGCAAGGTTATTCGCCAAACCCTGCTGCGCGGCGTCTTGCCCGGGGAACTGCTGAGGTAGCCGCCTATTTAATGCCTGCCAGCCAGCATGGCGTGTATGATTCTTTTATCGGCCAATTGCTTCAGGGGCTCAGCGAATCGCTGTCAAAACGGAAATGGGACCTGTTGGTGATGCAATCACCGGCTGCTGAAGATGAAGCTGATGCGATCCAGAAGCTGGCCCGCTCCGGAACTGTGGGTGGGGTGGTCTTATCTCGCCCTTATAAAGTTGATAAGCGTATAAAACTGCTTCAGGACGCACGAATCCCCTTTGTGGTTCACGGACGATCATCTGATTGTTCAGACTATGCCTGGTATGATGTGGATAATACCAAAGCCTTTATCGATATTGTTGATCATCTGGTCTCGCTGGGTCACCGCAAATTTGGCTATATTGGGGCGCCAAGCTATTTGAATTTCGCGCATCAGCGTATGCAGGGCGTGCTTCAGGGGATCGGCCATAACGGACTATCTGAGGCCGACCTTCTTATTGAAATTAGTGAAATGACTGATTTAGGCGGAGAACAGGCAGCATCGGTCATGCTTGACTGTGATACGCCGCCAACAGCACTTATCTGTGCAACTGACATTCAGGCAATAGGCGCGCTGGCGGCCTTGCGTTCACGCGGACTTCGCGCTGGCGTGCATGTGTCTGTAATTGGATATGACGGGCTTTTCATCGGCAAACATTCAAGCCCGCCTTTGACGACAATGGCGCAGCCATTGGCGCATTCAGGGCGGATATTGGGTGATATGCTGCTGGCACTTATTGACGGTGCTGACCCGAAAAGCCTGCAAGAGCTTCGCAATGCCGAACTGGTACGGCGGATGAGTGACGGGCCAGCATGCCCGTCACAGAACAAACCTTGA
- a CDS encoding glycerophosphoryl diester phosphodiesterase (PFAM: Glycerophosphoryl diester phosphodiesterase family) — translation MIFWLIFTHLPPSAKNVKTVNHRQNKQQQGIAQQKIAAHRGVSAHYPENTFSAFDAARQASVHWIETDVSMLEDETLIIFHDDRQGRTVSGDKLVAESVWADFAAADAGLWKGKAFAGQNVPTLAELLVWQQQHDIGLNLEIKCHGGRQHRTAYQLSSVLTRTGTDDLIISSFDLQFLSILRQLRPDLCLASIHDEPVQVTTLLTDKISIDAAHLNHRLIRSAEDVAAFHEKGLDVRVWTVNDADRAARLFGWGVDMVISDDPEQIRTAVTSLSFG, via the coding sequence ATGATTTTTTGGCTAATCTTTACACATCTGCCACCATCAGCAAAAAATGTAAAAACGGTGAACCACAGACAGAATAAACAACAGCAAGGAATAGCGCAGCAGAAAATCGCTGCCCACAGGGGGGTGTCTGCGCATTATCCCGAAAACACATTCAGCGCATTTGATGCTGCAAGACAAGCCTCTGTTCACTGGATTGAAACAGATGTCAGCATGCTGGAAGATGAGACCCTGATCATTTTCCATGATGACCGACAGGGCCGCACAGTCAGTGGCGATAAGCTTGTTGCCGAATCAGTCTGGGCAGATTTTGCCGCCGCTGATGCCGGGTTGTGGAAAGGCAAAGCATTTGCTGGCCAGAACGTGCCAACGCTGGCAGAGCTTCTGGTCTGGCAACAGCAGCATGACATAGGCCTGAATCTGGAGATAAAATGCCATGGTGGCCGCCAGCACAGAACCGCTTACCAACTATCTTCTGTTCTGACACGCACAGGGACAGATGATCTGATCATCTCCAGTTTTGATCTGCAGTTTCTGTCGATTTTGCGCCAGCTCAGGCCTGATTTATGCCTCGCCAGCATCCATGATGAACCGGTACAGGTGACGACGCTGTTAACAGACAAAATTTCCATAGATGCCGCCCATCTGAATCACAGATTGATCCGGTCAGCAGAAGATGTGGCTGCCTTTCATGAAAAAGGCCTTGATGTTCGGGTCTGGACGGTAAATGACGCTGATCGGGCGGCCCGGCTGTTTGGCTGGGGTGTGGATATGGTGATCAGTGATGATCCAGAACAGATCAGAACAGCTGTTACCTCTTTGTCTTTTGGCTAG
- a CDS encoding YtoQ family protein (PFAM: Protein of unknown function (DUF2872)~TIGRFAM: YtoQ family protein) yields MSLTVYLSGEIHTDWRDQIIAGAKGLDVCFTAPVTDHGASDDCGVDILGPEPDKFWHDHKGAKVNAIRTRKSISDADIVVVRFGEKYKQWNAAFDAGYAAALGKSLIIMHGADHQHALKEVDAAALAVVETPDEIVRILGYVLNGTLG; encoded by the coding sequence ATGTCATTAACCGTTTATCTGTCTGGTGAGATTCACACCGACTGGCGAGACCAGATCATTGCTGGTGCAAAGGGGCTGGATGTGTGCTTTACCGCACCGGTAACAGACCATGGCGCGTCTGATGATTGCGGGGTCGATATTCTGGGCCCGGAGCCGGATAAATTCTGGCATGATCATAAAGGGGCCAAAGTGAATGCGATCCGCACCCGCAAATCCATTTCAGATGCGGACATTGTGGTGGTCCGGTTTGGTGAGAAATACAAACAATGGAACGCCGCTTTTGATGCCGGTTATGCGGCTGCCCTTGGCAAATCCTTGATCATCATGCATGGGGCCGATCATCAGCATGCCTTGAAAGAGGTGGATGCAGCCGCGCTGGCAGTGGTGGAAACGCCTGATGAGATTGTGCGTATTCTGGGCTATGTGCTGAATGGCACATTAGGCTGA
- a CDS encoding permease component of ABC-type sugar transporter (PFAM: Binding-protein-dependent transport system inner membrane component~TIGRFAM: conserved repeat domain), which yields MAHTRPPQKIGALAKREMGLAYLMLLPTFFIVLSIVLLPLFANFWISFKPVMLGDLRAAQPLINEQLKPRPKQAGDEGTLRYRIRNSSKKDQLYDVIFTDTLPEGLDITSLDESCALADRRLTCSIGEMPGGERLDLTLQTKVSQLYLDNGIRARSSKPVLAYTAENSLTSFEFSTENFERIFSADEFWHVLRVSLYYTIFGTLGALVIGLFAAQLLNTAFKGRIILRGLFLFPYVAPVIAVAFAWVLLLDAGPGGTFNAMLQQLGITDGPVNFLGKRAVDVNIFGFSFAFPVALTTVIIFESWRYFPLAFLFILARMQSISSDMYEAAEIDGATPFQQFWYLSIPQLLGILSILFLLRFIWTFNKFDDIFLLTGGAAGTRTLTVDVYEQAFAVSNLGAGAAVAVVVFFVLLVFALIFFKFSPQDDG from the coding sequence ATGGCTCATACCCGACCACCACAAAAAATTGGCGCTTTGGCAAAACGCGAAATGGGGCTGGCATATCTTATGCTTTTGCCAACCTTTTTTATTGTGCTCAGCATTGTTCTGTTACCTCTTTTTGCCAATTTCTGGATAAGCTTCAAGCCGGTGATGCTGGGTGATTTGCGGGCCGCACAGCCACTGATTAATGAGCAGCTAAAGCCACGCCCAAAACAAGCAGGCGATGAGGGCACGTTACGTTATCGGATTCGTAATTCTTCAAAAAAAGATCAGCTTTATGATGTAATCTTCACTGACACACTGCCTGAAGGGCTTGATATCACCTCACTTGATGAAAGCTGCGCACTGGCCGACCGCAGATTGACCTGCTCGATAGGCGAGATGCCAGGCGGGGAGCGGCTTGATCTGACGTTACAAACGAAAGTCAGCCAGCTTTATCTTGATAACGGTATTCGGGCACGCAGCTCTAAGCCTGTGCTGGCCTATACTGCTGAAAATTCTCTTACAAGCTTTGAATTTTCAACTGAAAATTTTGAGAGAATCTTTTCAGCAGATGAATTCTGGCATGTGCTTCGTGTGTCTTTATATTACACGATATTCGGCACGCTCGGGGCGCTAGTCATCGGCCTGTTTGCTGCCCAGCTTCTGAACACCGCCTTTAAGGGACGAATCATTTTAAGGGGGTTGTTTTTATTTCCTTATGTCGCCCCTGTGATCGCTGTTGCCTTTGCCTGGGTATTGCTTTTGGACGCCGGGCCCGGGGGCACATTTAACGCCATGTTGCAACAGTTAGGGATAACTGATGGGCCAGTCAATTTCCTCGGAAAACGGGCTGTTGATGTAAATATATTCGGCTTCAGTTTTGCCTTTCCTGTTGCCCTGACAACAGTGATCATTTTTGAATCCTGGCGCTATTTCCCGCTCGCGTTCCTGTTTATCCTGGCGCGGATGCAATCGATTTCCTCAGATATGTATGAAGCAGCTGAAATTGACGGTGCTACCCCTTTCCAGCAGTTCTGGTATCTGTCTATCCCTCAGCTTCTTGGCATTTTATCTATTTTATTTCTGCTGCGCTTTATCTGGACCTTTAATAAATTTGACGACATTTTCCTGCTCACGGGCGGGGCTGCCGGCACACGGACACTCACCGTGGATGTCTATGAACAGGCGTTTGCTGTCTCAAATCTTGGGGCGGGGGCTGCTGTGGCTGTCGTTGTCTTTTTTGTGCTTTTGGTCTTTGCCCTGATTTTCTTTAAATTTTCACCACAGGATGATGGATGA